A region of the Drosophila subobscura isolate 14011-0131.10 chromosome J, UCBerk_Dsub_1.0, whole genome shotgun sequence genome:
CGGTAGCCGCACCCAAAATACACGTAAGTAGGTGGCAAAAGAGCCATAAGAATGGTGGCACGCAGAGCCTTTGGTGCACAATAGAAAGGGGCagtacacagagagagacattgACACGATCATTCCATTCCGATACTGTCATAAGTCATAAtcctccctccccccaacAACATTTTGGGTTGCGCGTGAAGCGAAAATTGGGAATTTGTCACGGGTTTGACAGGCAATCATCACGGGTACAGGGTTTTGAGTGCCACTCCCAGCATAAGCCAAGGTTTTTGGAATAGATACCAATGTCCAATGAGTTTGTACAGACAACTGCGAGTACTGTCGGGGGGAAGTTATCGGCCTTTCGTCTGTCCGCCTCAGTGGCTTCGCTCTGTCGTTTTCTGTCTATTGCCGTGGCCAAAAGGAACTCATTCtcgtgtttgttgttgtctctgcctgctcctccgaACCGACAATGATTCGTTGCGGTTATcgtccgagagagagagggagaggaacgGAGCGGAGAGCAACGCATACCTGCGCAGCGTACCTCTCGTCCCTCATCATTTGATTGCCCTTTAGGCCTCGTACCCCTGCCTGaccgtgcccgtgcccatgcccatgcccgttCTCGCGATCGATCGGTCCACTGATATACTCGGGATAGGATGGGATACgatgggttggggttggggatgTGTGTACCCTCTTCAAAGATTCGTGCGATGTGCAGcttcagcattcagcattcggCCActctcgcagcagcagcgctgtaTCTGAAATCTGACTGtgataaattgaaaattaatgaagTGAAAATAGATGGAACGGATCGCAAAATGCGCCAGgccaataaaatattttgacatttgGAGTTATCATCTTAATCTGCTTTGTTGATTTCGACCTGGCTCCGCGCTAAGGGGACATGCCTTTGCGCTTACCACTCGAAGCGACTCCGACGCTGCTCCTTTTCGGCCCTCTCCCCTCCTGCCTCTCCTAGTCTTTGAGCTCAGAACTTCACCTGTTTTTAAGATCCCCCTTTTGCTTGGCAAAATATATTCCAGTCTGCAGCCCTTTCGGTCTCTACTAAAgcgtttttttctgctcttttcttttctttgtagTTGGCGGCAGCTAACACCGACAGCCAGAGCGGCCATGGCGGAGGATCGCCGCTGTCCGGGACCAATGAGGCTTCCCTGAGTCCGTCGGGGGGCTCGACCACAACCGGCCTCACCGCCGGCCCCCTCAGTCCAGGTGCAGTCTCCCAGTCGTCCAACAATGCGATTCCCAAACTCATCTCCACCTCTCCGTCGCTGGGCGAtgcagcggctgcggcggcggcggcggcggcaggcagTGATGTGGTGGTGCCAGCTGCGGAGCTGCAGGACCGCCGATCCGAGGGCATGTCCTGCTGCGAGAATGGACGGCCAATCATCACGGATCCCGTTTCCGGGCAGACCGTCTGCTCCTGCCAGTACGATCCAGCGCGTCTGGCAATTGGCGGCTACTCCCGCATGGCATTGCCCTCCGGCGGTGTGGGTGTCTATGGCGGACCATATCCATCCAACGAACAGAACCCATATCCCAGCATTGGCGTGGACAATTCAGCCTTCTACGCCCCTCTGGTAAGTCACTAGTGGAAGAGCCACTAATTGGCTCAGTGCAGTCGCTGGAAGTCCGACCAACTGCAAGTCGACGGCTGAGCAGATATTGTCATGTAGTCATGTCGGCTGTCGGGCAATCCGAAGTATCTCGTTAGCCTCCTGTAACTGCTGCCGTGATTACCTCGAAGCGACAAATTCATGAGAGTCAACGCTCCAGTCAGTGGGTTACAAGCTCAGCGAATGTCGGCTCAGCCGCTGCTTGAGTGCCTGATGCAGTCCCATCTAATTGCTTATCCCCCGCTCCCCTCCATTCATCTCACTTACAGAGCAATCCCTATGGCATTAAGGATGCCAATTCCGGCACCGAAATGAATGCCTGGACATCAGCGGCAGGACTGCAATCCACCACGGGCTACTATTCGTACGATCCCACATTGGCTGCCTACGGGTGAGTGTTTCATAATAAATTAAAGAGATTTTTGGTTGCTTCTTAAACGGTTTCTTGGGGCAGATTTCTCCTAGAAAAGACTCTTCCTATCTCACCTTCATTTACTTAACTGCCACTCAAATGGTGACTGACTTATCTTATTGACAAGGTGTGTTGGCCTATAAGTACCATTTCCTGACTGCTGATAACTCTCGTATCTCCGCTCCGGAAGAGCACCGGGGGGGCGTTGCAATTGTAACCCTTTATTTCGTAGGTGGAGAAGCCTTAAACAAACACCCATTAGTGGCCATGATCGGGATCTTTATTGACCAAGTTTACTATTTGATTTGAATGTCCCATACAGGTATGGCCCGAACTATGATCTCGCCGCACGCCGCAAGAACGCCACGCGAGAGTCAACAGCAACGCTGAAGGCGTGGCTCAGTGAGCACAAGAAGAATCCCTACCCAACAAAAGGGGAGAAGATTATGCTGGCCATCATCACGAAGATGACACTGACCCAGGTGTCGACGTGGTTTGCGAATGCGCGACGTCGCCTGAAAAAGGAGAACAAAATGACGTGGgagcccaaaaacaaaaccgaagatgatgacgatggAATGATGTCCGATGACGAAAAGGACAACAAGGACAATGCAATCGATGGCGGTGGCAAGCTGCCAGCTGAAGTATTCGGTAAGTGCAGTTCCCTgacctccctccctccaaGCAGTGCCTCGATCTTCCTTGAATTGTTCTTTAAGCCTCCATCCCGCCCACCTACCCGCCCCATTGATTTGAACGCCTGTCCGCCGTGCCGCCCCCACTGCAGATTTGTGTGGCACTGGGCTTTTAAGCACAATTTATGTGGCGAAACGAATGTTATGCAATGCGAGTATTCGTCTGCTCGCAGTCCgcttgtccgtctgtctgtccgttcgtttGTCCGTTTATTTGTCTGACTGCTTAGGCGACATCCTCCCCGGAAGTTGACAGCACATTGTTGGCAAAGTGGCCTTGCGCCCGTGCAGCTCTCCGAGCAAGTGGCCTTGTTCGAGTTGGCGACTTGCTTGGTCTCTCTCCAGaccatccacagccacatcccgTGCCTTCCAAAGGGCCGAGGAGAGGTGAGGAGGTAGGACGTAGCTCGAGTAGTTGGCGGAAACTCGAgtattttgttgctgaaaGCTTTCTCCGCTGACTGGGGCTGGGTTGGGCATGAGCTGGGCCAGTGCTGTGCTGTCTGGGACGTCGCGAGGGTTGCACGCATCAACGCCCACCAACAATTTCAAGGGTTTTTGCCTCTTGCCACTGCCTCTTGCCAGCTGCCTGTGCCAAGTTTTACCTCCGAGTGCCAAGTTTTGCAGTCCTCCTCCTAAGAACTTGTCTGCTTCCGCTTTAGacttgaaattaattaaatttattttgtgtctcCCCGTTGCACATTCCAAACTCTAATCGTCAGATCCCAGCAATCAACTTATCAAATCCGAACTaggaaaagcggaaaaggaTCCGGATGTCGAGCCAAAGATGGAGCGGGACAGGGAGCGGGAGCGTGAGCTCCCTCCCCAGAATCTAGTGGCAATGCGTGGCCTCGCACCCTATGCTGCCCCGCCGATGCATGCGGCCTACAATTCCTATGCACACtcgcagcaccagcagcatctggAGCAGcatttggagcagcagcagcagcatacgcagcagcagcagcatccgcaacagcagcagttggcgTCGCCATACTATCATCATTCGGGCTATGGCCAGGATGAGACCAGCGAATATGCGGCTCAAAAAAACCCGCTAAGCAGAGACTGTGGCATACCAGTGCCGGCGAGCAAGCCGAAAATCTGGAGTGTGGCCGACACAGCCGCCTGCAAGACGCCACCGCCTACGGCATACCTCGGCCAGAATTTCTATCCCCAAGCGCCAACCTCggagcagcatcatcagcagcagcagcagcatctgcagcagcagcagcaacaactccaCTCTGTGGGCCCCCAGTCCCTGGTTATGCAGCCGAGCAGCATGACGATGGGGGGGCCTCAAGTCGAGCTCGGTTCGCCGCTGAGTATGATGAGCAGCTACGCCGGCGCATCGCCATATTCGCGGATACCTACGGCGTACACCGAGGCCATGGGCATGCATATCGGACACGGCAAGATCCCCCATACGCCCAGCACACCCAACATCCATACGCTGCACCGCGAACCCTACCATCCCTCGGGGCCCAACAGCCAGGCGAGAGTGGGTGTGGGGTTTTCCGAGATCCAGCCGGATACGCCGCCCCAGACGCCGCCCACTATGAAGCTGGGGGGCCATCatcacatcagcagcagcagcatcagcagcagcaccagcagcagcaacagttctTCGATGCATTCCGCGCCCGGTCCGGCACCGGTGACGGTGGCTTCCATGGTCAACATTTTGTACAATAGCCACCACAGCACTGCCACGGAGCACAGTCCGTACATGAGTAATGCCGCTGCCTATCTAACGGAGAGTCGTGCGGGATCAtaatgtggcagcaggagcggaagcggaagcgaAAGCTAATGCGGGAGTGGCCTTGAACCAGATACCAAATAGTACCATATACCACTACTTAGACatttcaaacacacacacacacacacactacacacacagccaggcCCGAACACGGACAAGTGCAAGAGTTCGCAGAGATGCCAACAATAACGATAGCGATAGCGATAGCGATTACTACACtaattattttgcaataaatGTAGCTTAAGTATGGCAATAAAACTTTATTTCCTACCAtatcataaattatttcaCTTTATAACTTTAATTAGCATATTTACACTCGCACTCTCCGCCACTCCGCCACTCGGCGCTCTCCTCAACCCACTGAAGTCTCTCAGACACACGTCGCACTGTCAGTCACATCGTAAGAAGGGGGCGGCGGGCGGGCAAAGTGTGCTCGAGACAagcgacacacacagcagaggcagaggcagcagcggaggcagcagcagcagagtgtgtgtttgtcatgCCGTTTGGGTTTGAGTCATTCTCAACGGTTCTCCGTTGCGAGTTTAATGACTCGAAATAAACGCACAGCACACCGCAGGAATGAAAGCTCCCCCCAGCTGCCTGGCGAACTCATTCATCTTTTCAGTgtggtggcaggcagcatcacAATACAACTCAATCCAACTCCGAACTACGACTACTACATTGCCGTGCTATAAATCACTCGAACTTTTTGTCTTACAAAGAACTtgctccttccttccttcctacCTTAAGTGCTTAATCCACAATACTTAATAACTCTAAACGGCAGCTACCTAAGCCTAAGCCTAAAGTCTAAGCTCTATATTGTAAACGTTCAAGTTGTATTTAGAGTTCCATGAGAATGAGGCATAAGATTCAAACTATATCAATCCtataaatttatgtacataaatatgtatgtacaagcaTAAAATTGAACTCTTTTGAAGATATATTTACACGTAATAGTCGGCCAAATACATAAACGTGCAAACATGAATTagtaatttataattaattaatgatatCTTTAGTCGTATAATACAATTGTAGACAAAATGGAGTATCTGtgatatatgcatataaatacatatataaacgaTCAGCAGCGGTATTAcccataaacacacacacccaaacacacacacacacatagttAATTCACATTAATTCTTTATTACTAAGCAGCACCCATATTCGAAATCATTTTAAACCCCCTAGACCCTAGACAGtatgtgtaaataaataaacaaactatgcaaaaattgaaattaaataaagtttaattaacACAAAATGAGAGTTTGTTGGGTCTTTCCTTGTGCAGTTGTTTTGGTAATCAATGGATAATGGAATTACATTTTTCCTCTATCTAAGTTTTAGCTCAAAATGCCATCCCGATTGTCCACGGCAACTGTGGTCGGTAGCGGTCTGTGGGGGCATTCATTGACCAAAGTTTGTAGAAGGTCAAAATCTcaagatttatttgttttatgaaAAGATCAAATGTCAATCTGCAGTACAGTGCTTCGAATTATCCGAATCCGTGGAATTCTCTGGCTAAGCTGCTTTTTCGGGCAGGGTTTGGGTAAGGTCGATAATTATTTCGACATTCACgattaattattttcatttatactGTGACACACGAGGAAACACACCAGTCCAATGATTGAATGTATCTATACTTAAATCTTTCTTTGGAAAAAAATGCTCTGAATGCGACCGCTCCCATGTTCATTGCCATTAATTACAGATACATTGGGGCACGGACACAGAGAAAACTGAACATAAATACTTATAGCTATGGCTTCTATGTGTATGGGACACATAATTCAAATACATTTCAAAACTTTATTATGAAACAAGTGGTTGGTAGAAGAAAAATTGAGAGGCATACAAAATTGGGACAGAATGAGATGAGTGAAGACAAAAGAATGGCTAGGAAAACTCCTGCTGGCTTACACATTGAACTTTCTGCATGGTTAAAGGAGGGAGGTAAAGGGTCCAGTCAACTCTTTAAAACCTCAGTGCAGTGCAGCGTGTGTGGCAGGGACCTGCGAGCACAATTAGATAAATTTTGTGATTTTGAAATTAGCTGTTTGAATCACGGCTGCAGCATCTGCACTCAATTGCACTCTTTCGGAAATGCATATGGTCACAGACTGggctgcaactggaactgTTCTGTTCCgtccgttctgttctgtgctgttgccccaaccccaaaccaCGGATCATTATGAGACGATGCTGGCTGCAGCATGGACTTTTGtcggctgctcctgccgccTCTCTGGCTATTTTATGCGCCGAGTGGAAAATGACAACATTAATTTCGGGCTTTGTCCTGTGCGAATCGCTGGCTGGGCCACATTTTAAATTAACCCGAAACATGTTTAGGGGTTTTCCGCACAATTGCCCCATCGTTGCACTGTGGCAAAAGGGATTCATTCTACTTTACTTATGCTGCATCACggatagcagcagcatcgaaTGCGTATTTTGCCTTTTGGGGGTGCAATGTAATTGAAAAGTCAGGAACAATAAAACGTTTTTAATGCCATGCGAGAATAGACAGTGCTTAGGGGCAGCAGGCCTGCATCACTTTATAATTTATTGGGTAGcccatacatatttttaatatattttgtttgacagtaaaaatgtaattaaattggGTAAAAGAAGTTGTCCTGAATTAGGAGTCTGGTTTTGTTTGATTGAAAAATCTGCAGAAACTGTGGACATGGCCATCAGCTTGAGACCTTGATGAAGAATCGATAGagatatttaaaaataaagtgTTAAAGATAGTGCTAAAATAATGCCTTATGTTGGTCAGATTTTAGACATCCAAATTATGTACATTATTCCAACTGAAAGCATAACTTTCCCTAGCATTAGTCTGATAATTTCAGAGAGTTATTTCATACCGAATTACCATTTGCAGATAGTTATCTGGTAGATATTTCATCTGCTATCAGTACGAGTAATAACGGTCTATGTTCAGTACAGTTcagttatttgtttttgtttttttgttccaaGCGAAACAGAGGGACTTGTCGCGCTTCCATTTGACAAGACCACATTTGTGTTGTGGGCGTGTGTAACGAATCCGGGACGGTACTGTAACATGAACAGGTCTATTGGGGGCTTGAGGACGCACACGTAGAACATTATTCGGCTacaaaatggccaaaacaacaaaccgcTATAATTTACCATATTTTATGGCTGCGCTGTGGCAATAAAATCGCCAACAAGCTCTATAACTCATTCTAGagcgctggctgcctggctctctggctctctggctggcGCTGCAGGGCGGCCGCGGTAGttgcctccgccgccgctggtTACACCCGGGTGTACGTATACGTACGTGGACCTTGCAACTTCCGCGGTTGTGCaacccactcacacacacacccacacactcacgcacatgGACACAAGTCCCGTGTATGTGTGGTTGGCTTTTAAACGGCTGAATGCTCCTGGTgatgaagctgc
Encoded here:
- the LOC117894302 gene encoding homeobox protein caupolican, with product MAAYAQFGYSGYPTANQLAAANTDSQSGHGGGSPLSGTNEASLSPSGGSTTTGLTAGPLSPGAVSQSSNNAIPKLISTSPSLGDAAAAAAAAAAGSDVVVPAAELQDRRSEGMSCCENGRPIITDPVSGQTVCSCQYDPARLAIGGYSRMALPSGGVGVYGGPYPSNEQNPYPSIGVDNSAFYAPLSNPYGIKDANSGTEMNAWTSAAGLQSTTGYYSYDPTLAAYGYGPNYDLAARRKNATRESTATLKAWLSEHKKNPYPTKGEKIMLAIITKMTLTQVSTWFANARRRLKKENKMTWEPKNKTEDDDDGMMSDDEKDNKDNAIDGGGKLPAEVFDPSNQLIKSELGKAEKDPDVEPKMERDRERERELPPQNLVAMRGLAPYAAPPMHAAYNSYAHSQHQQHLEQHLEQQQQHTQQQQHPQQQQLASPYYHHSGYGQDETSEYAAQKNPLSRDCGIPVPASKPKIWSVADTAACKTPPPTAYLGQNFYPQAPTSEQHHQQQQQHLQQQQQQLHSVGPQSLVMQPSSMTMGGPQVELGSPLSMMSSYAGASPYSRIPTAYTEAMGMHIGHGKIPHTPSTPNIHTLHREPYHPSGPNSQARVGVGFSEIQPDTPPQTPPTMKLGGHHHISSSSISSSTSSSNSSSMHSAPGPAPVTVASMVNILYNSHHSTATEHSPYMSNAAAYLTESRAGS